The Candidatus Neomarinimicrobiota bacterium DNA window AATCATTTTCCGAGGCGTTAAGGATGGGAGTGGAAACGTTCCATCTCCTCAAAAAAGAACTATCTTCTAAGGGTCTCGCTACGTCCGTCGGCGATGAAGGTGGATTTGCTCCAAACCTGAAGTCGAATGAGGAGGCGATAGAGATCATTCTCGAGGCGGCGGAAAAAACGGGGCACGGAGTAGGAAAAAACCTTTTTCTTGCCATCGACTCTGCGGCAACTTCCTTTTATGATGCGGGCGAAGGGAAATATAAACTTGAATCAGAAGAAAGAAAATTGGGTACAGACGAGCTGATTGATTATTACGAAGACTTAACGGAAAAATATCCTATAATTTCATTGGAAGACGGATTACAGGAGAACGACTGGAGCGGATGGGCAGCATTGAACGAGAAACTCGGGGATAAAATTCAAATCGTCGGTGATGATCTGCTTGTAACGAATAAAAAGAAGCTGAGCCGTGCGATTGAAGAAAAATCGTGCAATTCGATACTGATAAAACTCAATCAGATAGGGACTGTTACGGAGACACTCGAGACTATCGAGATGGCGAAAAAGAATGGATTTACCTATCTGATTTCACATCGTTCCGGTGAGACCGAAGATACGATGATAGCTGATCTGGCCGTTGCTACCGGTTCCGGGCAGATAAAAACAGGCTCAGCCTCACGATCGGATAGGATAGCCAAGTATAACAGGCTTCTCCGGATCGAGAGCGAATTGGGCAGCGACGCTAAATTCATAGGACTTGCAGCTGTCAAGAATTAACATAGGAAGATTCAAATTGCTTCGGGAGGATCGAGAATTTTGAACAAAAGCGGGACATCAAGGCTCGATATCGGCAGAGTATTCGGCGCTCTTAAAAAGGTTTTTCTTCTCGTAGTGGCTGTTTTCATTCTCGGCGCATTCCTGTTCAACAACAGAGGGCTGGTCCCATGGTATAAATACGCAATGGAAAGAGAGCGAATCGAAACCGAACTCGATTCATTAAAAGCTGAAGAGGTGCGCCTGAGGAATGAGATTGAAAAGCTTAAATACGCACCCGAATACTTAGAAAAGCTTGCCCGGGAAAAATACGGTATGGCAAAAGAAGGAGAGAAGGTTTATAAGATCATCCCTGAGGAGGAAGATAAAAAGCAGGAGTAAAAAGATTTACTTCAAATCAAAAGGTGCGGGTTTAATAGTTCGATTTGCTGTTATCAGCCTATTCTCACAATCTCTATATGCGCAAACTCAATCACCCGGCGGTTTTGCACTGAGCATACCCGATTCAAATTCAATATCTTATTCACTGAGGAATAACACCAGTGTCTGGAAATTAGGAGTCAGCCGGAAGGGACGGTTCGGGTCCGGCATATATAAATTCACGGAATATATTGAAACAACCCGTCTTGAATTCTCAAGAGGGGAGCCTCGCTGGAAAGATGATCAAAAAATAAAGATAGAATTTGAGCTCCCCGTGTCGAGATCGCTGATGATGTCGGCAAACGCATATTCAAGTGTGTTTAAGGATCGGCATACGGGCCTTTTTAACGACTCACAGACCAATTATTTCCAATTAGGGGTAAAGAACAAACCGCTGAAATTAACAACTATGCAATTCATGGGTGGACCGATATGGGATTCGAGAAGGGAACAAAGCGACACCGGATATAGATTCGCGTCTACACTCCGAAGCCGAAGGCTGAATTCTAAAAGCTGGAACGGAGAGGTAAACGCAGCTATTTACGGTGAGAGACTTCAAGCCCGTGAAAACGAAATGAGAAGGGTGAATCTGAAGTATTCCCGAAAATTTTACGAGGCAACCACCGATTCGTTCTTCGCCAATTTGAGAGATAAAAGGCAGGATTATTACATCAGCGAAAGCGGAGATATAGAAACAAGAACTGAAAGCTCCAACAGATTCGGTAACTACCTGCGCTATAGGTTATCGGATGATATAAAAATGAGGTGGTCGATCAGAGTAAATTTTCGAGAAACTACGATTCAATCACCAAGGAAAGAGGTCGGTGACGTAAAGAGGAGGCGCAGAGATGAATCAACGGAAAATCTTGTTACGCTCTCATTGAACAAAACCAATTATGACGTAAGGTTAAATGCAGGGTTCAGAAGCTCATTACAAAAATATACGATAACAACAGCAGATCCGGGAACTAACGTTCCCCTCTTATCGCCCGACAACGAAGCAGACTTGCTGACTCTCTCTTCTCTACTCAACATCTATCCCAGCGACAGGGATTCGTTGGGATTTCGAATATCGTCCAGCCGCATGAGATACGATACACCCGATACGAACAATTTTGATGACAGGGATGAGTTGAGAGTTCTAATTGAATCGGGATATTCCCACGAGTTTACAAATGATTTCCGATTCAGCATAAAGAGTTCGGTAAATATCGATCATATCGTATATCTGTTCGGAGAACGGAGCGCGGATAATCACTGGAACAGAGTATTTTTAATCTCTTCCGATGTAACCGCCAAATTATCTCCACGGCTGCAGACCAAGCAATCATTCGGTGTGCTGGCTAATTACTATGACTATGATTACGATGACAGGATATTCCCTGTCAGGTCGCTGGTACTGAGGAATTTTATTTATACCCAGTCGACAAATATAAAACTGAGGAGAAGGCTGAATTTTCAACTCTCCTCGAGATTTGAATTAGAAGAAGACGGAAAACTTAACTGGGGGAAATTCCTTGAACAGCGAGTTGCAGAGAGAAGGATCACTTCCATTGATGCAAAGATAGTTTACAGACATTCTAAAAAATCTCTTCTTTCGATCGGGTTGTCACGTTCAACAAGGTCGGAATCAAGATTTACGAGCATAGAAGACAAAGGCATCAGAAGTGAAGAATTAGTAGGCTTTGGTCCTGTATTCCGGATATTATACACTCCGCGAATTAACCGAACATTCACTGTCACGGGAAAGATTCAGAGGGTTGAAAACTTGGCGGGGGCGGTTTATTATACAAAATTTGTAAAACTGGTCGGCTCTTTGCTGCTGTGAGATACAGGAATAAAGCTATCTCCATCATAAGCAATCCGGGATTGTTTATACTCCTGATCCTTCCTGTTTGGATTTTTCCCGTGAACGGGGCAAGCGGGGCTTTCGAAGAACGGTTTATCCCGCCAAGGGCATTGGCTATGGGCGGAGTTTATTCTGTGCTGTCAACAGGAGAATCCGCTCTTTTTGGGAACGTTGCGAGCCTCTCCTTTGTCGAGAGGGTTCGGGTTGACGTGCAATATGCGCGTCCGTTCGGTCTTAAAGAGCTCGCACAATCGGGTCTGACAGTTGCAATACCGAACCGGAGGGTGAGTTTCGGGTTCGGGATATCGAGATTCGGATTTTCGGCTTATGAGGAGAAACTTATAACAGCGGGATTCTCCAAAAAGATACTCGAACAGATTTCCGCGGGCATTGCGCTGCGTTACATGTCAGTTGCGATAACGGGATACGGAGCTGCAAGCGTAATAGGATTGGACGCCGGTATTTTGATAAAAATGACAGAGAGTCTTAATTTCGCTCTGGTTGCGAAGAACATAAATTCTCCAAAAGTTATGTCTAATGAAGAACCTGTCTCTCCGAACATTAAAATCGGCTTTTCCTATTCACCTCACAATAGTGTCGTACTGGTCGGTGAATTGCAGAAGGAAAGAGATTTCGATAAGACAATACGATTAGGCGCTGAATTGGAACTCATTAAGGGTCAATATTTACGATTCGGATTATCGAATAATCCATCGAGCTTTTCCATGGGGTTCGGTCTGAGTATGAACGGTGCTGATATAAACTTTTCCGCCGTTACGCATCAATACCTCGATCTGAGCCAGAGCTTATCATTCGGCTACCTGTTTTGAGCGTAACAGTGTACCGCTGGACAGTGATTTGCATTCCTTTCTGGTTTTCGTTGGCAACAGCGCAAGTGGTTGATTATGAAAAATATATCGAACTCGATGTCGAGCTGGACGGAACTACGGATTTAATCGATTACTTAGAAGTTCTGAGCACTTTTCCGCTGAACTTGAGTGATGAGTCTCTAAAGGGGTTGCGCAA harbors:
- the eno gene encoding phosphopyruvate hydratase, giving the protein MTRIKDVTALEVLDSRGNPTLSVEVVLENGASGISMVPSGASTGEHEALELRDNDPARYFGKGVLSAVDNVNNIIAPEIIGSDALDQKAVDRKMIELDGTENKSKLGANSILGVSMAVCKAAAVAENLPLYRYLGDDGEFVLPVPMMNILNGGQHADNNVDIQEFMIYPAGAESFSEALRMGVETFHLLKKELSSKGLATSVGDEGGFAPNLKSNEEAIEIILEAAEKTGHGVGKNLFLAIDSAATSFYDAGEGKYKLESEERKLGTDELIDYYEDLTEKYPIISLEDGLQENDWSGWAALNEKLGDKIQIVGDDLLVTNKKKLSRAIEEKSCNSILIKLNQIGTVTETLETIEMAKKNGFTYLISHRSGETEDTMIADLAVATGSGQIKTGSASRSDRIAKYNRLLRIESELGSDAKFIGLAAVKN
- a CDS encoding septum formation initiator family protein, whose protein sequence is MNKSGTSRLDIGRVFGALKKVFLLVVAVFILGAFLFNNRGLVPWYKYAMERERIETELDSLKAEEVRLRNEIEKLKYAPEYLEKLAREKYGMAKEGEKVYKIIPEEEDKKQE